Proteins encoded by one window of Porphyrobacter sp. YT40:
- a CDS encoding acetyl-CoA C-acetyltransferase produces MTRRAAICTPLRTPVGKFLGGLAGLNAGQLGAVILKALIERSGIDPARVDDVVFSQGYGNGEAPAIGHWSWLAAGLPIEVPGFQLDRRCGSGVQAVATAAMMVETGMADVVVAGGVESMSNVEHYTTDLRGGVRMGDMTLHDRLSRGRVMSQPVERFGVITGMIETAENLAKDYGITREEADAFAVRSHQNAARAWAEGRFAEQLVPVEIPQRRGDPVVFDHDEGYRADASMETLGKLAPIDLRRDPAAIVTAGNASQQNDAAAACLVVAEDKLEELGLTPMLWFGGWAAAGCDPSRMGIGPVPAVERLFERRGYSWDDIGLVELNEAFAPQVLAVLKGWGWSGDDSRREILNVNGSGISLGHPIGATGGRILADMAHEMHRRGVRYGLETMCIGGGQGIAAVFERAE; encoded by the coding sequence ATGACCAGACGCGCCGCCATCTGCACCCCCCTGCGTACGCCCGTGGGCAAGTTCCTCGGCGGGCTTGCGGGGCTGAACGCGGGCCAATTGGGCGCGGTGATCCTCAAGGCGCTGATCGAGCGCAGCGGGATCGACCCGGCGCGGGTGGACGATGTCGTCTTTTCGCAGGGCTACGGCAATGGCGAGGCACCCGCGATCGGGCACTGGAGCTGGCTCGCGGCGGGCCTGCCCATCGAAGTCCCCGGCTTCCAGCTTGACCGGCGTTGCGGTTCGGGCGTGCAGGCGGTGGCGACCGCGGCGATGATGGTCGAGACCGGGATGGCCGATGTCGTCGTCGCGGGGGGCGTTGAGTCGATGTCGAATGTCGAACACTACACCACCGACCTGCGCGGCGGGGTGCGGATGGGGGACATGACACTGCATGATCGCCTCAGCCGGGGCCGGGTGATGAGCCAGCCGGTCGAGCGTTTCGGGGTCATCACCGGCATGATCGAGACGGCCGAGAACCTCGCCAAGGATTACGGCATCACGCGTGAGGAGGCCGATGCCTTCGCCGTCCGCTCGCACCAGAACGCGGCGCGGGCGTGGGCGGAAGGGCGGTTCGCCGAGCAGCTCGTGCCGGTCGAAATCCCGCAGCGACGCGGCGATCCGGTGGTGTTCGACCACGACGAGGGCTACCGCGCCGACGCTTCGATGGAGACCTTGGGCAAGCTCGCCCCCATCGACCTTCGCCGCGATCCCGCAGCCATCGTCACCGCCGGCAATGCCAGCCAGCAGAACGACGCGGCGGCGGCGTGCCTTGTCGTCGCGGAAGACAAGCTGGAGGAGCTCGGCCTGACCCCGATGCTGTGGTTCGGCGGCTGGGCGGCGGCGGGGTGCGACCCTTCGCGCATGGGCATCGGGCCGGTCCCGGCGGTCGAGCGCCTGTTCGAGCGTCGTGGCTATTCGTGGGACGATATCGGGCTGGTCGAACTCAACGAAGCCTTTGCCCCGCAGGTGCTCGCCGTGCTCAAGGGCTGGGGCTGGAGCGGCGACGATTCGCGCCGCGAGATCCTCAACGTCAACGGATCGGGCATCAGCCTCGGCCACCCCATCGGCGCGACCGGCGGGCGCATTCTTGCCGACATGGCGCACGAGATGCACCGGCGCGGGGTGCGCTACGGGCTCGAGACGATGTGCATCGGCGGCGGCCAAGGCATCGCGGCGGTGTTCGAGCGCGCAGAATGA
- a CDS encoding CoA transferase: MYNLLNDLSIVEVSSFVASPTAGLYCAQLGAEVIRVDHKAGGLDYNRYMLTREGRSLSWENLNRAKKSVALDLQSGEGRELLVELAAKIGQCITNLPEQSFLSHAAMAARRADMISLRVMGWHDGRQAMDFTVNAAAGYPLMCGPEDWDPATAPPVNQVLPAWDFITGAYGAFAMLAALRHRDRTGEGSEVRLPLGDVAIGTMANAGLLAEVLYRGGDRERLGNAIWGAFGRDFRSRDGVRFMVAALTPKQWAGLVKAFGVESGIGVLEAEYGVHFAEGDTPRFTHRAELFALFQSAAETMDYATLEARMAAEGCTFERYRTAYEAANDPVLVADNPLFGPAPANPSGFDYPATRSFANLPGREAGDPAPAPYLGEHSEEVLADKLGLSSGAIGKLVDAGTVALSDKDKQ; encoded by the coding sequence ATGTATAACCTTCTCAATGACCTCTCAATCGTCGAAGTCTCCAGCTTCGTCGCTTCGCCCACCGCGGGGCTGTATTGCGCGCAGCTGGGGGCGGAGGTGATCCGGGTCGATCACAAGGCGGGCGGGCTCGATTACAATCGCTATATGCTGACCCGCGAAGGGCGCTCGCTCAGCTGGGAGAACCTCAACCGCGCCAAGAAATCCGTCGCGCTCGATCTCCAATCGGGCGAGGGGCGCGAGCTTCTGGTGGAGCTTGCCGCCAAGATCGGCCAGTGCATCACCAACCTGCCCGAGCAGAGCTTCCTCAGCCATGCCGCGATGGCGGCCAGGCGCGCGGACATGATCTCCTTGCGCGTGATGGGCTGGCATGACGGGCGGCAGGCGATGGATTTCACCGTCAACGCCGCCGCCGGATACCCGCTGATGTGCGGGCCGGAGGACTGGGATCCCGCCACCGCCCCGCCTGTCAATCAGGTACTCCCCGCGTGGGACTTCATCACCGGGGCCTATGGCGCTTTCGCCATGCTCGCCGCGCTGCGCCACCGTGACAGGACGGGCGAGGGCAGCGAGGTGCGCCTGCCGCTGGGCGATGTCGCAATCGGGACGATGGCGAACGCGGGCTTGCTCGCCGAAGTGCTCTATCGCGGCGGCGACCGCGAGCGGCTCGGCAATGCGATCTGGGGTGCCTTCGGGCGGGACTTCCGTTCCAGGGATGGCGTGCGTTTCATGGTCGCCGCGCTCACGCCCAAGCAGTGGGCGGGCCTCGTCAAGGCCTTCGGGGTCGAAAGCGGGATCGGCGTTCTGGAGGCAGAATACGGTGTTCACTTCGCCGAGGGTGACACCCCGCGCTTCACCCACCGCGCCGAGCTCTTCGCGCTGTTCCAGAGCGCGGCGGAGACGATGGACTATGCGACGCTCGAAGCGCGCATGGCGGCGGAAGGCTGCACCTTCGAACGCTACCGCACCGCTTACGAGGCGGCGAATGATCCGGTGCTGGTAGCGGACAACCCGCTGTTCGGCCCAGCGCCTGCCAACCCGAGCGGCTTCGATTACCCCGCCACCCGCAGCTTTGCGAACCTGCCGGGGCGCGAGGCAGGCGATCCGGCGCCTGCGCCCTATCTTGGCGAGCATTCCGAGGAAGTACTGGCGGATAAACTCGGCCTCTCCTCGGGCGCGATCGGGAAGCTGGTCGATGCGGGGACCGTGGCTCTTTCGGACAAGGACAAGCAATGA
- a CDS encoding MaoC family dehydratase N-terminal domain-containing protein yields MSFEAWIGREQRATDRLDEGLAARWLATFDLPRPHPPIMPQGIHFALCTPEAPTAKLGEDGHPARDDSADSFLPPFPMPRRMWASSKIAFHAPIAIGAVIERISKVASVSEKEGGSGRLAFVDVEHVTRANGTVAVIETQTLVYRDAAAPDAPLSPPPPGEGSFDASAWEATRTLIPDARLLFRYSALTFNTHRIHYDAPYAKEVERYRGLVVHGPLTASLLLQLAARELGANRLRQFAFRGLSPAIAGEPLHLAMRKCEAGYDLAAFADDGRQVTAASASA; encoded by the coding sequence ATGAGCTTCGAAGCGTGGATCGGGCGCGAACAGCGCGCAACCGACCGGCTCGACGAGGGGCTGGCGGCGCGCTGGCTCGCCACCTTCGACCTGCCGCGCCCGCATCCGCCGATCATGCCGCAGGGCATACACTTCGCGCTCTGCACCCCCGAGGCCCCCACTGCAAAGCTGGGCGAGGATGGACACCCCGCGCGCGATGACAGCGCCGACAGCTTCCTGCCGCCCTTCCCCATGCCGCGCCGAATGTGGGCTTCGTCCAAGATCGCCTTTCACGCGCCCATCGCTATCGGCGCGGTGATCGAGCGGATCAGCAAGGTCGCCTCGGTGAGCGAGAAGGAGGGTGGCTCGGGCCGCCTCGCCTTTGTCGATGTCGAGCATGTCACCCGCGCCAACGGCACGGTCGCGGTGATCGAGACGCAGACACTGGTCTATCGCGATGCCGCCGCGCCCGATGCGCCGCTCTCCCCGCCGCCGCCGGGTGAGGGCAGCTTCGACGCGTCGGCATGGGAGGCTACCCGCACCCTCATCCCCGACGCGCGCCTGCTGTTCCGCTATTCCGCGCTGACCTTCAACACCCATCGCATCCATTATGACGCGCCCTATGCCAAAGAGGTCGAGCGCTATCGCGGCCTCGTCGTCCACGGCCCGCTCACTGCGAGCCTGTTGTTGCAACTCGCGGCGCGGGAACTGGGCGCGAACCGGCTGCGCCAGTTCGCTTTCCGTGGCCTCTCCCCGGCCATCGCGGGCGAGCCGCTGCATCTGGCTATGCGCAAGTGCGAAGCCGGGTATGACCTCGCCGCCTTTGCGGACGACGGTCGGCAGGTCACGGCGGCGAGCGCAAGCGCCTGA
- a CDS encoding right-handed parallel beta-helix repeat-containing protein, with product MIKSALSSPLRALALVAASALPLFAASAQPVPDAFTVVESGQRFANLQDAVNAIGNGRGTIRIQPGTYRQCAVQEGGVIVYEAPEPGSVTFMARACEGKAAFVLRGIGAEIRGITFSNIKVPDGNGAGIRLEKGALNVAHARFQNSEQGILTADDPQSRIYITRSTFSGLGTCENSAGCAHSIYIGNYGSLTVRESRFERGMGGHYVKARSAEVVIENNSFDDANGKGTNYMIDLPAGSVGRIADNWFVQGRDKENYSAFIALGAEDLLHSSDGLEVTNNEARFVPGLSRNSVFLADWTASQVTMKGNKIAAGIKPYETR from the coding sequence ATGATCAAGTCCGCCCTCAGCTCGCCCCTGCGCGCCCTCGCCCTCGTCGCCGCGAGCGCACTGCCCCTGTTCGCCGCCAGCGCCCAGCCGGTGCCCGACGCCTTCACCGTGGTCGAAAGCGGGCAGAGGTTCGCCAATCTGCAGGACGCGGTGAACGCGATCGGCAACGGGCGCGGCACGATCCGCATCCAGCCCGGCACCTACCGCCAATGCGCGGTGCAGGAAGGCGGGGTGATCGTCTACGAGGCACCCGAGCCCGGCAGCGTCACCTTCATGGCCCGCGCTTGCGAGGGCAAGGCCGCCTTCGTGCTGCGCGGCATCGGCGCGGAAATCCGCGGCATCACCTTCAGCAACATCAAGGTGCCCGACGGCAACGGGGCGGGCATCCGATTGGAGAAAGGCGCCCTGAATGTCGCCCATGCGCGATTCCAGAACAGCGAGCAGGGCATCCTCACCGCCGACGATCCGCAAAGCCGCATCTACATCACGCGCTCGACCTTCAGTGGGCTGGGCACTTGCGAGAACTCGGCGGGCTGCGCGCATTCGATCTATATCGGCAATTACGGCTCGCTGACCGTGCGCGAAAGCCGGTTTGAGCGCGGGATGGGCGGCCACTACGTCAAGGCCCGCAGCGCCGAGGTGGTGATCGAGAACAACAGCTTCGACGACGCCAACGGCAAGGGCACGAATTACATGATCGACCTGCCCGCCGGCAGCGTGGGGCGGATCGCCGACAACTGGTTCGTCCAAGGGCGCGACAAGGAGAATTACTCCGCCTTCATCGCGCTGGGGGCGGAGGACCTGCTGCATTCCTCGGACGGGCTGGAGGTGACGAACAACGAGGCGCGCTTCGTGCCCGGCCTGTCGAGGAACTCGGTGTTCCTCGCCGACTGGACGGCATCGCAAGTGACAATGAAGGGCAATAAGATCGCGGCGGGGATCAAGCCTTACGAGACGCGCTGA
- a CDS encoding DUF1629 domain-containing protein yields MVWSFSYDPLGSSYPLAEIVEGPVDALELVDPTPDGGVGLRGSVMFSGRPVKPETVPRVIQWKSRQKIGDYVGAWVATVSDRLRALIEDIEPGVHQFEPVEFIAKDGSHLEDRWFWQICNRIDSVNREETDWILFRGVLWAPDRTKLKPAAEKIGLVFDTKAIGAACFWHDKHDSNSNYCSDSTHERLIEAGMTGFRFYHKKQV; encoded by the coding sequence ATGGTGTGGTCCTTTTCCTACGATCCGCTTGGGTCGAGTTACCCTCTGGCCGAGATTGTCGAGGGGCCCGTCGATGCCCTCGAGCTTGTAGATCCCACACCCGACGGCGGGGTGGGTCTGCGAGGGAGCGTTATGTTCTCTGGTCGTCCGGTAAAGCCGGAAACGGTTCCCAGGGTTATCCAGTGGAAATCACGACAGAAAATAGGTGATTATGTGGGGGCCTGGGTCGCAACGGTCAGCGACCGACTGCGCGCGCTGATCGAGGACATCGAGCCCGGGGTTCACCAGTTCGAGCCCGTAGAGTTTATCGCCAAGGATGGTTCTCATCTGGAGGATCGCTGGTTCTGGCAAATCTGCAACCGGATCGATTCGGTGAATCGAGAAGAGACCGACTGGATTCTTTTCCGGGGCGTGCTCTGGGCACCAGACCGAACGAAACTTAAACCTGCAGCTGAAAAAATTGGGTTGGTGTTCGACACCAAGGCCATCGGTGCAGCCTGTTTCTGGCACGACAAACACGATTCAAATTCGAATTACTGCAGTGACAGCACTCACGAGCGGCTGATCGAAGCGGGCATGACCGGCTTTCGCTTCTATCACAAGAAACAAGTCTGA
- the ppk2 gene encoding polyphosphate kinase 2, producing the protein MKRKDYEAALEPLTLELVSMARWVKATGARVVVLFEGRDTAGKGGAITAVRDSLNPRQCRTVALSKPTEAEMGQWYFQRYVAHLPTAGEIVLFDRSWYNRAGVERVMGYASDAQVEAFLKAVPTFEKLLVDDGILLFKYWLATDQAQQEERLRERLEDPLKRWKLSPIDLAAREKYDEYTKAREAMLKATHTDHAPWTIVDFNDQRRGRLTLVRDLLARIPDTHEEPEAIDFPDLGKKPAKEKYKVLKPIADWEG; encoded by the coding sequence ATGAAGCGCAAGGATTACGAGGCGGCGCTCGAACCGCTGACGCTGGAACTGGTCAGCATGGCACGCTGGGTCAAGGCGACAGGGGCGCGGGTGGTGGTGCTGTTCGAAGGCCGCGACACGGCGGGCAAGGGCGGCGCGATCACCGCGGTGCGCGATAGTCTCAACCCGCGCCAGTGCCGCACCGTGGCGCTTTCCAAGCCGACCGAGGCGGAGATGGGCCAGTGGTATTTCCAGCGCTACGTCGCGCATCTGCCGACAGCGGGCGAGATCGTGCTGTTCGACCGGTCATGGTACAACCGCGCGGGGGTCGAGAGGGTGATGGGCTATGCGTCGGACGCGCAGGTGGAGGCCTTCCTCAAGGCCGTGCCAACCTTCGAGAAGCTGCTGGTCGACGACGGCATCCTGCTGTTTAAGTACTGGTTGGCGACCGATCAGGCGCAGCAGGAAGAGCGTCTGCGCGAGCGGCTGGAAGACCCGCTGAAGCGCTGGAAGCTGTCGCCGATCGATCTCGCCGCGCGCGAAAAATACGATGAATACACCAAGGCGCGCGAGGCGATGCTGAAGGCGACCCACACCGACCACGCGCCTTGGACCATCGTCGACTTCAACGACCAGCGGCGCGGGCGGCTGACGCTGGTGCGCGATCTGCTCGCCCGCATCCCCGATACGCACGAGGAGCCCGAGGCGATCGACTTCCCCGATCTGGGCAAGAAGCCCGCGAAGGAAAAGTACAAGGTGCTGAAGCCGATTGCGGATTGGGAGGGGTGA
- a CDS encoding acyl-CoA dehydrogenase family protein — protein MNAPASLSAPVNTGMDEDTFEQFAEQLTRYVRERLIPAEAQLIAEDRVPEEIVNEMREMGLFGLSVPEEYGGAGLNMTQYARVVNIMAYAAPAYRSIFSINVGMFSSALKNGATEAQKAEWYPKIAEGKIACFGLTEPGSGSDSAGLATTAVPDPDGNGWILNGTKRYITNAPYADVALIMARTNKEALPKNAHVSAFLVPMDSPGISRGSPDKKMGQAGSHICDIMLDDVRVPGDALLGGETGKGFVFAMKSLDNGRISVGAAATGYARRALDSALRYANERKAFGEPIANFQLIQQMLADSEIEIYAAEAMMKDVTARADRGENILVKAAAFKVFASEMCGRVVDRVVQVYGGAGYLAEYDAERFFRDARIYRIYEGTTQILQLQIAKHMLREWRENV, from the coding sequence ATGAACGCCCCCGCCAGTCTCTCCGCCCCCGTGAACACCGGCATGGACGAGGACACCTTCGAACAGTTCGCCGAGCAGCTCACCCGCTATGTCCGCGAACGCCTGATCCCTGCCGAAGCGCAGTTGATCGCCGAGGATCGCGTGCCCGAGGAGATCGTGAACGAAATGCGCGAGATGGGGCTGTTCGGCCTGTCGGTGCCCGAGGAATATGGCGGCGCGGGGCTCAACATGACCCAATATGCCCGCGTCGTGAACATCATGGCCTATGCCGCGCCCGCCTATCGCTCGATCTTCTCGATCAATGTCGGGATGTTTTCGAGCGCGCTGAAGAACGGGGCGACCGAGGCCCAGAAGGCCGAATGGTATCCGAAGATCGCCGAGGGCAAGATCGCCTGCTTCGGCCTGACCGAGCCGGGTTCGGGCAGCGACTCGGCCGGGCTTGCGACCACCGCCGTCCCCGATCCGGACGGCAATGGCTGGATATTGAACGGCACCAAGCGCTACATCACCAATGCGCCCTATGCCGATGTCGCGCTGATCATGGCGCGCACCAACAAGGAAGCCCTGCCCAAGAACGCGCACGTCTCGGCCTTCCTCGTGCCGATGGACTCACCGGGCATCTCGCGGGGCAGCCCGGACAAGAAGATGGGGCAGGCGGGCTCGCATATCTGCGACATCATGCTCGACGATGTGCGCGTGCCGGGGGATGCGCTGCTGGGCGGGGAGACCGGCAAGGGCTTCGTCTTCGCGATGAAGAGCCTCGACAACGGGCGCATTTCCGTGGGCGCGGCGGCGACCGGCTATGCGCGGCGCGCACTCGACAGCGCGCTGCGTTACGCCAATGAGCGCAAGGCGTTCGGCGAGCCGATCGCCAATTTCCAGCTGATCCAGCAGATGCTCGCCGACAGCGAGATCGAGATCTACGCCGCCGAGGCGATGATGAAGGACGTGACGGCGCGGGCCGACCGGGGCGAGAACATTCTGGTGAAGGCCGCCGCCTTCAAGGTCTTCGCCTCCGAGATGTGCGGCCGCGTGGTCGACCGCGTGGTGCAGGTCTATGGCGGCGCGGGCTACCTCGCCGAATATGACGCCGAGCGCTTCTTCCGCGATGCGCGCATCTACCGCATCTACGAGGGCACGACGCAGATCCTCCAGCTCCAGATCGCCAAGCACATGCTGCGCGAATGGAGAGAGAATGTATAA